In Dermacentor variabilis isolate Ectoservices chromosome 10, ASM5094787v1, whole genome shotgun sequence, the genomic window CAGAGTTTTCCTGTTGGGAGCAGAGCGTGATCACTCAGTTCCGCTAGGGTTGCGGGAGGGAACTCCATAACTTGCACTTTATCGCACTTTATCTACACGCATCCACTCCAACTCACAGgcaagcttgagaacaagtgaaCGGGCGCACCCTTGAACCAATGCGCCGAAGCAGTTGTGACGGCGGCTACACCGACTGCACACGAacgttcgaagctgaacgtttcgtgatGGTCCATAGGGGGTAAGCGAGTGGCCAGCGATAATACGCCATTGCTACAAGCATTACAAGGTACCTAACATCTATGTTCAAAGCCTTTGTGCGAAGCAAGAGCAAACCTGTCGCAAACGAGAACACCCGCGGTGCAAGCGACTTAGCAGGAAATAAACAAATTATTGaagaccttaactgagaaagcgTATGAGTGACGTTGAAGATTACTATACAGAAAACAAATATAACGTTCAATAGCCTGCCAAGGGAGCAAGTTCATGATCACCAGTGAGCCTCTATAGACTGTATTCTTGAATTACGTTTGTTAGTACGCTTGTTTAGGCCACTTACAAACAGGAGACCCTGAACATGagaatgaaatttacagaagaacaaaaaaaaattgttgcagtgGATACGGCAAGCATAATTTACTAAATCTAATTACTAAATCCTGAGTGAGAACATACCGATGTcgttcaaaagaaaagtgtacgatcattgcattctaccggtgctaacatatggtacagaaacttggaggttaaataagaagctcaagaacaagttagggaccacgcaaaagggcgatggaacgataaatgttaggcgtaacttcAAGAGATAGGAAGGCAGCTGTGgtggatcagagggcaaacggGGACAGCAGATATTCTTGTTGATATTACGAGATCATGTGGATCCCACATACACTGTAGGGATAGAtctaagtgaagctttctgtatACTGTTTTCTTGACTGACgacaattagcggtgatgttgtcAGCGAATGTTTAACTTCTTTGGCGTTTAGTGGCATACGAGAGTGTctagttgatgttaaacgttaccttgcgtgcaccactgttgttttggagctggccaggtcatgcaatgcgtagggtagataaccggtggaccattagaattacagtatgggtgccaagggaagtgaagcgcagtcgaggatggcaaaaAATTAGGTGCATGCGGGgttgatgaaattgggaaatttgctgGCGCAAGGCTGGAAgcgcaaggcaggggtaattggggaTCGCTGCGGCAAGCCTTCGTTCAGCAGTGGATATCAAAAATAGGCctatgatgatgttgatgaaaaAACAATATCAGATAGTGGATGCACCGATAAACTTTACTGAATCATAAACATTACAAACTGCTTCTTCAAAGCGTTCGCCGAATAAAGAAAGATGAAGAAGGCACACTGCATGATCCTGGTTTAATTAATAAATGGCACGTTTGGTCAGGTTGGAATATAGTTTAGCCCCGCTTTTAGCCCACATATACGTCGCACGCGCCGTTTGTGCAAGGCGTATAATGATCACCGAAGGCACTTACACGTcgtctgaagctgtggccaaagtttGGTGTCGCCAACCCCACCACCATCTGCCACCATCTACGATATACGCCGAAAAATAGGTTTGCTGGGCCACACCGGCATCATGCACATCCATTAATTGTAAACACGggggcaagcaatggacgcgccATTACGTggtcaaacatggcggcgcccacgagATCGCCGTGAAAGATGGCGTATAAATAACGCGTGTTCTCGTTTCCACCAAAATCTCATGACGTGTATTGGTCGGTTGTGGGTCCCTTAAAATGCAAATGAAGAAGGTCGGCGGTGTTGCTATTTCAGACTGGGATGATTAAAATTCAGTGGAACGAAGTAAAGCAAGAATAAAGGATAAAAAAAAGTGAAGggaagagaaatgaaaaaaaaaaatcaagagccAGTCAACAAGGGTGACAGGGAGTGTCCAGCCGTTCGGATTAAGAAGCACAGAGGGGCATCATCTGAAGAGGCAGTGCCATTGCATGGTTATAATCACTGTCCAGGATTATGGCTGGGCTGCACACTGGCCGCAATGATGTACGCCAAGCATTTCATTTATACAGTCCTACTGTATAGTCTACTGTATTTATACAGTCATACTGTATATATACTAAAGTCCCTGTATATATTTCACATATACAGGGACTTTAGGTACGACAAGAGAGACTACTTTCCTCAGTTGGAAAAGTGTTGGATGTCTTGTGATCACGTTTACAGTACTCACAAGACACATCGCGTTTTCACAAACGTGTCTCGCGCTTAAGATGGCTGGAAGCGTGCCTTTGAGTGTGTTCGTGTTAAGTCTGACGGCGACATGTATACATGCGGGTACGGCACATTGAGGAGGACCTTGGGTTCGCGGCGCATTACACGCACTATATCTACCTACGACTTGCGTTTATACCTTACCAATCTATCAGACGCGACGGTGATGTGCGCGACCTCTGTCAATGTCACAGGGCCACGCCTCACTTTGCAGCCCGTAAGAATCTTCGCGCAACTGGCGTTAGGAtggctcgtaagaaacaaaaacCTTATTTTTTCCAGAGCGCATTGGCCTTGACGGCGAGGACTGTACATGTTACGCCCTCGAGAATCAGTCATTACCGTGACGAGGCGAGACGACGAAAAGTGACCGGGGCCAGGCTATATCAGCACAGGGCCAAGGCTACCTGGAATAGGGCGGCCGCCCGCCTTCGAGCATCAACAGCTTGGTCTcctaaataaagtttattcactcactcactcgattAGATTAGCTTTCCATAAGTGACACACGAGCATAAAATATCACAAACTTTGTCGTTGTACACAAACGTGTTCACGTTAAAACGTCTTGTGGCTGATCAAAGAGACTTGAATGTCTACATCCGCTAAAACTCTCAACGGACAAGTCAAATTAAGCAGGAAGTTCTCCTCGCATCGACATTCTTCAGATGAGGGGATCCATTGTGTCCCAGAGTATCTTCAGAGCAGCATCCGTCATTTGGCTAGGATACTGGATATCGAAACTTAGGATCATGTCGCCGCGCGTCCTGGTGTCGTCAGGTCGGCGCAGGCCCTGTCCGCGGATGCGCTTGACAGTGGTAGGCTTGACGATGTCTGTTAGCGGCACAGATATCGTGCCGTGAGTGATTGTGGGCACTTCCAGCGTTGTCCCGCGCAGAGCCTGTGAATCGGTGATGAAAAAAACAGGGGGGGGGGCACGCATTACGCTGAGTATACGGCTGAGAGTTGCGTAAGCAGGCGCTCGAAAACAAGGCGCGCAGCGCGGCGTCGCGCCCTAAGCCGACTTCCTATACAGAAATGGCGCTCCTGCAGGCCGTAGCTACTCgtaactagaaaaaaaaagacgctgttTCCAACAAAAGGCGAAGCGTCGGCTGCGACAGCAAGTTAGTatacagctatatgaagtaagaatAGTACTTTTATCGACTGTGGACAAACTTGTAAAAACatataggcatactaactaaatcaacaagcacgatgtcacgcacgcacaagcaagcatgaacgcagctcactcgatgaccgcggaaactcgtcAAAACGCTgcggtgaggaagcgcggcagcagcagcgagcgaattgaccctcgcgctgcctctcgtatccacacgaactaagccgcgaaaacacagcgcacggccGACTCTGGTGCCGTCACAGATGGCTTtcgagatacagcggcccggagtagaacgcgccgcctgtccctcccctcccccgtggagccttgcgcgcgacggaagacggcgcacttcctccccgcttttctccatCGCGTGGGCGAGACTGAGCCGCAAtagccggctcaccctcgcacgcctcCACTCgcgcatgcagcatacggcgcgcggcgacgatattatcgaccttggactttatacggaacgccATGGCAACGGAAAaaaacgcgcctggagtgtcaatataattgttattgcaataaagAAAACAGCGTCCCCTCCCCGATCCCTCCCTCTTTTTTACATCTGTAATCAGTGCCGTTTCCTtgctttttgctttcttttttctcagcaGCCCTTGGTGTCCTTTGTATAACGAAGCGAGCACACTCACAACGAGAGAAACGTAacacgtgcctctttgaaagtgatctTTGCGACGTAGCGGACATCCGCTCCATCCCTCTTGAACTGTGGGTGCGGCTTGTCACGTATGACGAACACGACGTCGGCGGGGATGCTGTTGGGAAGCCGGTCTCCTTCGCGGTGGAACCTGACCTTGGTGCCTTCCTTCCAGCCGGGCTTCACTTCGACCTCGAACACCTTGGCCTCCGGCTTCAACGTGTGACAGCCCGGGTCCGTCACCATCCTCGTGATTTTAATTTTCTTGATGCAACCGTTGTACACTTCCTCGAGTGACACGTACACGTCGTGATAAATCGTCGGCTCTTGGTGTCGTTCGGTTGCTCCGGACGtagcttcaatcaatcaatcaaccaataaataaataaataaataaataaataaataaataaatcactcaAGCAATCAATTTATGTGCGCAGGAACAACTGGAGGTCTACATACTGTCGCAGAGAAAAGAAATATGCTAGAAAAGCTAAAACAACTACGAGCAAGAGCTGTGGGTTAAATATAGTAGAACGAAAagctaaagaagaaaagaacacgaTAAACAGGTACATAATGAGTTACAATCCGGCAAATGCACAACTGAGAGACAGAGTACAGACACATACAATAAATAGGTCACacaatgaatcatcatcatcagcctggctatgcccacgtactgcaggccaaaggcctgtcccatacttatccaactaccccggctatgtgctaattgtggccatgttgtccctgcaaacttcttaatctcatccgcccacctaactttctgccgccccctgctacgcttcccttctcttggaattcaatccgtaactcttaatgaccatcggttatcttccctcctcattgcatgtcctgcccatgccccccccccccccatttctttttcttgatctcaactaagatggcattaactcgcgtttgttccctcatcgaacctgctcttttctcatcccttaacgttacacccatcattcttctttcaacagctcgttgcgtcgtcctcaatttaagcagaacccttttcgtaagtctccaggtttctgccgcgtaggtgagtactggtaagacacagctgttatacacttttttcctgagggataatggcaacctgctgttcatgatctgagaatgcctgccaaacgcaccccagcccattcttattcttctgattattcttCTGACACAATGAATAACTGAGCTTAATTACAAGTCGAGCAGCGCCTATTCGATTAGATGGCCTATGCGGAAGGACAGAGAACCAAAACGGGAGAGTAGTCTGATTGGCTCAAAAATGTCACCGTTACAGAATTTCACAATACGGCGGAATAGCACCCCGGCCAGGTAACAAAACCGAAGCTGGTTTGTCGCGGGGTCAAGACAAATTTATATACAGTGTTTTGGGGGGGCTAGAGACACAACAAGTGCATTATCACAACGAGTGGGGACCCAGCTGGGGGACTGTAAAGGCGCAACAAGTGCCTGAGAGGCCAAGCCGCCCTACACATTGCATTGCACAGCAAAAATATTTAGGACGCTCTGACGCTTGCTAGCATTCTTCTGCGGTGTCTGAAAGGTATGGACCTTCTATATAAGGCGCCGACGATAAGGGTGCATTCTCTCGCCCAAACCACCTGCGAGGCGGGTTCCTCACCAAATATAGGCATATTGAGACACACATGCTGTCGCTCGAGACCTATGAAGGTTTACACGCTGTGTAGAAGAGTTCGGGAAGGACAGCACTCCTCTGCCCCTCGCCACCCTCTCCTTCCATGGCAACTACTGGAGAGGAGGACTGCACTCGCCTAATGCCCCTTAaacactcctcctcgtttctcctcttttttACGCGCCCTCCTCGactgtggcgccgcctacaccgctcgagcgtagcaacggcgccaacatgcgctcctcgctaCTCCGTAGATGCTTTTCGAGCGAAAATGCCGCTGAAGCACggtgcgagggcccacgtgatgctattaggccaattgCGAGGCGGCGTCGGcccgagcgcgcgaggaggaggcggcactcttcaaagcgtagcgctactttacgaagcttAAGGAGCTTTGCACTCGCCTTCCACGCCGGCGTTCGCGATGCTGGAGAcagcaccagtggcgtagctaggtcgcctggcacccggggcccatgggTCTTCTGTCACcgccctccccgggtgtagccggcggaaagaggggttcTGCCCCACCCCCCtcttgctacgccactggacaaCACACACGTGAGGAATCTGCTCAAATGttttagcggcgagaatttggagtggcgccctctcgcgagtgatgtcacggccaggacgccgctcgctacGGCTCACTCGTTGCCTTCGTGTACGCTTGGGGTATGGGTGACTCGAGCCATAGCTATTGAAGGGTATGTCGGCTTCTTTATGCTgccgttccttcttcaaaagcgcgtgagtcaAGAAagtttgcggcttggatatcgcaagctatgtagcgttgaagggctCTACTAGCTGGTTaggcaatgcatatatgcgccgtatctgtccataaattttgcgtaaaaaaagaatgtctgcaaattcaatacgCGAAGTTGTGTACGATGCTGCGCTAAATacgtaacattcccttagtactcagctatgagagacattttacgtggaagaaaaatcttggtatttggtgCCAACGCGTtgtccgtgttagaaagacactgctcTGCGAAGCtctcatcatgattcttattactatGGTGAGTTGTTCTCGTCAAATATGggcactttattaatgcgtaaaggAATGAGGCACGCACTACGTATGAAAAAGTTCGCTACTACTTTCACCGCTCTCTGAAACAAGCTcccataaaacgaattgctcatggctgctaacacgacggcgtgTCATGTAgattatttacatagttaattcacaaataccatagtaggAATCACTTGAAAGAAAAGTTTCGCGGTTAAGATCAAGAGCCAATTAAtagcaagcgatgaaatgtttcatggtggccctcagtagcctttatcgacaatatggcctAGACCTCAAacaacggtagcaaccgactgtacttatggcgaggcacgcattgttcgcgaaacccatcagtgcCGTACAAGtttgaattgaaaccataaagcagtTTATTACAGCACCAGTTGCAATGCCTAAACTATACTCGAGTACtgcagcgcagcttaggctgcctagaaaaggaaaattcaggcCCCTGCTGCTTCACCATGTCTCGAGCCAGCGTTGTTTAACTCTACCAtgggagaactattcgcttcgtcagcacataaaagagaacctcgcaaaccttcgtGAGGAAGACAcaacaagccttacatatttcacttgattttttacCCTTCACCGGGGAattatatcttcaatatgtcccatactactaatgaatgacggttcggcttctttctggctgcagccatacagtccaaaaggcatatttcactaaaaaatttgggcagAGCGGCCAGCTGTGTCAgatcgccaaacagattcgtcatgtatattcctcaagcaacaaacatcagtaaattgctcaagtaagttgaacgtgtagcacggtagagggaatatatattggtacattccttttcgtattctgcaaacagctgtaagcctcaattagctttacttcaaattaccgccattAAACACGTGAgaaaccgcctaattttgagaagtagTTGAAGAAGCAAGTGGGGCTGGTAGAATGTAAACTGGAGTGTTATAGTTAAGTCCcagtgttactgccgagcgtttctgtgaagaaatgcgaaaatccgatattataccatgaactactcgtcgtgagcaaacctgttgtGGCGGATTAAAATCGAGGTgaatgttgtagaagtcatacataaccagcgtttgtgacatattTGTTGCACCGctgcaggtatggtatcataactggattcttatatgctatgtttttgcggttgtcgatccgcgcatgaaaaagcCGCACTTGGCTGGTCTGCGCTcgttcggctggcactgtagcgttgcctttgagaactgtattgtcgtctaagaaataagctctttgcaTAAATTTTCCCGAACGAAGACGTCGTAaagatatatttgagacgaccgccataagtatacaagcagatgGAACGAGAGCGCACAAACGAAAACACAGCAGAAGGCGCCTGGACACcccccgaactgcagcagacgacaagcgcgaatacttgccctgacgtcacgcgaggggcgctcgcagcgcccctgtagttcgttctcggggctaatagagCCAGGCGCGGATacagttattatttttttttaatggaggggggggggtctgacCAAGTCGTCAAATCCTCAAACATTTCTTGTCTCAGAGCAAAATCACTGCTGGGAAGGAGAACTTCACAAGTTTGTCACGCACCGTACGCTAGCGCTGCGCACAAAGATTTTAAGGGGTTGGGAGGGCAGGACATCCGGCCATCCCCCTCTGGATCCGTGCATGCGCGTACCATTGCCGTTGCCGAGCATATTGTGGTGGTCTTGACTCATCGTCTCCTGCAAAGATAACAGGAACAAGCTGAGCAAGGTGAACAAGCGGCGGCAGGATGAACAGACGTGTTCCAGAGGCTAGTGTTACACAATAAGTCTAACCCCACAGTCAGAAGCGACATTGTTTGTAAACTAATTTTGGAGCTATTAGTGCTTTCGCATCATCCGCGATGAGTCGAATAAACTGAAAGTGGTATGACTAAGCCCATGTACGCAGCGTTAATGGGCAACTCCAGCGATTTGTCGATGTCCACTTATCTTAGTAAAACTTTGAATGTgtgttctcttttgcactctggaATTATCTGGGCCAAACTATATGACTGCAAGTCATTCAGTTTTCCTGAagatgaattttaaagattggttgcgttaCCGACTTATGGCTTTCTGCTGGCCACCTTGtgtgtaaaagctccctgtgttgtcaggagacatcatcagatacgcttctttggcgttagcgccacgtgtactgcgtgtttaaaTTACGGTGGTGTAagatctgacgtcatcgactcatcgcGAGCTCACACGGATCATCTACCCGTTCtggtttcggtatctcgtttattggttattcaAAATTATTggtgaatttctaagcaaatcgAACCAtcctaccggtgacaggactgtcaataccatttgaaaatgacaatatcccaATACAGTTcaaaaaacgccggagttgccctttaaattgacactagagagagagagagagagagagagagagagagagagagagagagagagagagagagagagagagagagagagagagccgatTCCCTCTGCTTTTGTAATTTAGTCTTCTACAGCATAAAAAAGTACAACTCCAACTCCGCGATAAATGTTTGGTAAGCCACAAAAAGCGCAATAACAAAACACGGGTGGTCCCACACCAGCATGCCGTGACGTCATGTATTTCGACTACAGCAAGTCGGTTGCGTAAGTGGACGCGGCAAGTGGCAAGTCGGTTGCGGCGGTCGCCTCGCTGGTAGACGGCCGCGTCGCCCCCgtatcggccgccaccattaTAGAAGCCGCAACACGGCAACGACTGAAGAAGTTGCGATAGCGCTCGCTTGCGTTGGAACGGAAGCCATtttcataattagcgatagcaaaaGGGCCATGTGGATTTTTGGAAAGGGTAGGACCTCGCCGGAAGCGGCAAGGGTTTTGGCCAGTAGACGGctaaacagaaacaaaaaaaaaaaaaaaacctaatttGGACCCCCGCACACAAGCCTGCCCCTGGCAACCAGGCGGCCCACGAGTTAGCTCGAGCTCTCTACCTCCGGGCAGCTGTGCATGGAGccgcccgactgccggaacatggacgagcgtctgGAAAATTATATGGAGGTTGTCGTCAgcacgcccactgcgcgctgacgtacGTCCTGCAGGATCTTTACTAAATTAACagggcaagctgggcgagttggtgattgaactcCGGGTTGaagtccgggttgcgctgcccacccacaGGAACACCTttactaaagtttgtccaatccaatccaattgtcgaaaattatcggtTACGCAGGGAAGTGGCACCACCACCAGATAAGAGTCTAAACAATGGGGAGACAGTCTCATGGCGGTGCCTTCCAAGCTGGGAACTTCATAAACCTGTCTGCGCTTATCGTGTTCAGATAGGTGATAGACAAAACGATAAGTGCAAgcactgtggggcgagagggaccctcgaccgcGTAACCTGGGAATGCGCTAGCTCCGCAGGGGCTCAAGCAAAtataaattgtagagaggcctggCAAGCCCTGTTGCGGAGCGACGACCCGTATACCTCACAGCGACAAGCCATCTGCCTGGGCCACGAAGAGTCAAGAGCTCTTTgcttgcttctgatcgcggaggtACCGGCCCCgctacgatgatgatgatcaagatGATAACAAATAATGTTGTTATCATTATCActgaggacgacagaagactaggtggagcgatgaaataacgaaattcgcgggcgctagttggaatcggttggcgcagggcaggggttattggaggtcgcagggagaggccttcgtcctgcagtgtacataaaacaggctgctgatgatgatcataatcatcataatccgCGTCTTCTAGGGCCTCGTTAATTATTTATGGTAAACATCGGCTACATTGTGTTCCAAAGGAGCCAAAGCTTGGACAAGGTGAGTTTTGGGAACTTCTACCGAGCCAACGCGGCCTAAATACGAAAGAAGAAACtctgaaatccgtgacgtcacagtgacgcgCGGGCGTTGAGGATACGGCGCGACATTCAAAAACGCAAACAATGGCCTTCGTTTTGTTTTGTAATGATCAACCTACAATTTCAAAATCAAACGACAACAGGGTCTTCAAAGAACGCCTTATCCGTCCAAACTGATTTGGTGACCCCTTGACGACGACACGCGTTTATCGTTCCCCGGTGACCGCTCTTCCTCGGCTAATAAATGCTagacgttatcgctcggcgcagcacgcgcctgcatgtgtcggaagtttgcCGAGTGTTATCGACGATTCTACCCATTGTCTGTTCTCACCGAATCTcactgtatgcgcgacgcgaattgtgcagtattttctggaaggcacgcaggtaCTGCATGCAGCCATTacgctggaacgttcgacgagtcGTGCATGAAAGCCGAAGCGCTCGGCCGCACATCAgaatttggacgaccgtccactgtactcgccgctatcgctgtgcctCGAGTGACTTGTTTTTAAGGGCCACATGTCGCaaaaaaatctggtgtcggcgtcgTCTCGCGAAAAATCGTTGCGAAGCACAACTACACCACCATTTTCGAAATGTGCGCCATCATAGGCGCCAAccagggggaagggggggggagctTTGGGGCCCAAACCCCCTCCGATGTTTCCGAGGGAGGGCCGAACCCCTCCCACCGCCAGGTGATGCCGAAGCCTGCGCCCCCTCCCCCACACTGTCATTACAAGAGTTCTGTTATCTATATACATCATTTGAGATTTTTTTTCAGTTGCTTCTGctttttcacttaaaattttattgcggCGGGAAGCTTACTGGATCATTGTTGGCGTGAACGtacacggcttttaattcatacttgcGCTTTTTTCTGCAAATCCTGGCAATTGGAAGACAAGCGCTGTAGAGGCAGCAGAGGTGGCTACCTCATCCGTATTGTTTCGCGTCTACATTTTctttaaatttccactgtgaaCGCCATGCACAGATACAATACTTTTAAATATATACAAAGGACAAAGTTGATTATATTTTTTAAttagaaggaggtagccaaccaACAATTATTATTagtgggaatgaaagtggatgaaaaagaaagaaacttgccgcaggtgtggaacgatcccacatGTGCGgtgcactttgatttccattatcatttccttaattcacttagtaataataataatatttggggttttacgtgccaaaaccactttctgattatgaggcacgccgtagtggaggactccggaaattttgaccacctggggttctttaacgtgcacctaaatctaagcacacgggtgttttcgcatttcgcccccatcgaaatgcagccgccgtggccgggattcgatcccgcgacctcgtgctcagcagcccaacacaactcacttagtaagtacaagtgatttaCCCTATGGTGTCAttggtgtctgttggcttcttatgacgggtccctcggttaaacccccttttctctctctctctctcacacacacacacacacacacacacacacacacacacacacacacacacacacacacacacacacacacacacacacacacacacacacacgcacgcacgcacgcacgcacacgcacacacacgcacgcacgcacacacacagagagatggGTGGGGTTCGAAAAGCTTGTCAGCCCCCCACCTCCCCCTTTTCACACCTTTTCaacaaaacgccgttttatgcattggagCACAACAGTAATTCGATCGCCCAtgtatttcttcgcaaagttagggaattaatatctcgaaactggtgtcaacGTGCGAATTCGTTCCTtgtagatccgccttgcgaaccaCATTATTTGCACTTAGGCAATTAGAAGCCTTATTAATTTGTAAATTCTAGTCAACGAGACGATCATGCGTTTAAATTCCTCGCGCAAATATCGTCCGCCTGTTTGAGCAATCCATCTCAGGAATTAGAATTGTGCTTGCTATCTGCCACGGGTGACGTTTAAAAAAATTCGTAAGCGTcttagccgaaaaaaaaaaaaaaagccccgcATGTTTCAACAGGCGCGGAATCACGCGTCACATAAAGCTTTCATACCGCCCTGCGTCGATAAGCCCAGCCTGTCATTTGTTTTTCATCGATGTTTAATGTCACGTGACGGTCCCTTTTATGCAGCATTCTATGCTCTCCTAATCGCGGTTGCCTATTCCTCGCTTGTTTCCCGTGCACTTGTGCTTCCGATTAAACAAGCAGGGAGCGCATTCAAAAAAGTTCGCCAAGTTTTTTCGCTCTTCTCACGAACAGGCGTCAAAAAAAATACACGACTTACTTTCTTCGGCGTCCAGTGTCTAAGCTGTGTACGAAGCTCCCGAGTCGTTCCCTCCGCCCAGATAcgcgtgcgcatgcgcacacgccgTTTCACAAACGCAAACAATGCGTCCTCTCACGTCAACGAGTTCAGCTGCTTTAAATTGGCCGTCCGTCGCTGGAACGCTCCTTCGCGCAGAGAGAACCTGCAGAACAAACGTATCAGCGCGCCGTTGTTATCAGTCGGAGTCGCGATTCCGTACACCGCGTATTCGCGCACGTTCTTccccaggggaggggggggggagggggagtggcGGAAGTGttacataggcgccgactacgggggggggggggggaggctccggGACCCGAGCCCCTCCCGGAGTTTTCCAGGGTGGGCTGAGCTCCCAGGCGTTGCCAAAGCCCTCTCTCCCAACtccaacaac contains:
- the LOC142560593 gene encoding dnaJ homolog subfamily B member 4-like isoform X2, which codes for MVRACTDPEGDGRMSCPPNPLKSLCAALAYATSGATERHQEPTIYHDVYVSLEEVYNGCIKKIKITRMVTDPGCHTLKPEAKVFEVEVKPGWKEGTKVRFHREGDRLPNSIPADVVFVIRDKPHPQFKRDGADVRYVAKITFKEALRGTTLEVPTITHGTISVPLTDIVKPTTVKRIRGQGLRRPDDTRTRGDMILSFDIQYPSQMTDAALKILWDTMDPLI
- the LOC142560593 gene encoding dnaJ homolog subfamily B member 4-like isoform X1, producing the protein MRTRIWAEGTTRELRTQLRHWTPKKETMSQDHHNMLGNGNATSGATERHQEPTIYHDVYVSLEEVYNGCIKKIKITRMVTDPGCHTLKPEAKVFEVEVKPGWKEGTKVRFHREGDRLPNSIPADVVFVIRDKPHPQFKRDGADVRYVAKITFKEALRGTTLEVPTITHGTISVPLTDIVKPTTVKRIRGQGLRRPDDTRTRGDMILSFDIQYPSQMTDAALKILWDTMDPLI